From the genome of Solanum stenotomum isolate F172 chromosome 5, ASM1918654v1, whole genome shotgun sequence:
gaatccaacactttcccctTGCTGTTTGATCAGTATTCCCACCTGGAGTCTGCCTGATTTGCTAGATAAGGTCTGTTTCTTGTTTTGTTAATCCTTTTGTTTATCCACATTTTTggatctttttataaaaaaggaaaaaaaactgGGGTATGGGGGAGGGGATTACAAAGTGGGAATCAAATTGTTATCGAAAAGATGAAAGTTCAGGTAGCCAACCAACTGAGTTAGTAAGATTTCCACCTATGGGGTGTTTTAAATTCCCAAGTTTTTGTTATATCAAGTTGGTAATTATCTACCTATGTTAAATTTGATTAAGATGCAGGCATTTTTGCTAATACAGATTCATAGTGATTGAATTTGTCTAGTAGTAGTATTGATTTTCTTGTATTATATGGTGTTAGATGTGATTTCGTTATGTGGGTGAAACTTAGTTTTGTGGATATTCAACTTATGATTGCAGCAAAAAAACTGTTTTTTCTTATGTTGAGTGGAAGAATTTTGCTCAAATTCTTAGTGATTGTCTATTTGTGGTATGAACTTTTTGCATTTGCTTGTGCAAGATGTGATTTTGTTATGAGGGAGGAACTTTATTTTGTGGATATTGATCTTATGATTGCAGAAATGATGGAGTCAGATCTTGGTAAGCTATTCATAGGTGGGATTTCTTGGGACACGGATGAGGATCGTCTTAAAGAATATTTCAGTTCATATGGAGAAGTGGTGGAAGCTGTGATCATGAGGGATCGTAATACTGGCCGTGCTCGTGGTTTTGGTTTTGTTGTATTTGTTGATCCTGTTGTTGCTGAAAGAGTAGTTAAGGAGAAGCATATGATTGATGGACGAACGGTAGTTGCtcttatatttcattttaattctttctaatttattttagatgaaTTTCAATGCAGAAACATGGTCAATGAGGATTGTTATAGCTGAGCCAACTTGTTTGTAGTTGAAGCAtagttgttatttattttatctttagatATTATAGTGAAATGGACATACAAGATTCATAAAGCCGATCCCAACTAGTTTGAGATCGATCCATAATAGTTGTTCTACAAGTTTAATAATCATAGGTTACTTAAATGTGAGCTGGCACGGAAAGCTGTAATGGAAGGTTTATGCTAAATGATTTGTTGCACTTTTGCAGCAGCTAATTGATAGAGACCTATTGTTTACATTAAGTTTATATACACTTCAAAGACTCTATCAAACGGATAATCATCTCCATTTCTGAAGCTTTGGAACAACGGTAAAGTTGTCTCCGTGTCACCTCTAGGTCACGGGTTCAAGTCGTGGAAGCAGccactaatgcttgcattaggcTAGACTGTCTACATCACACCCCACCCCAAGGGGTGTGGCCCTTCCCCCAACCATGCTTATGCAGGATGCTTTATGCACCAAACCGCCTTTTTTATCTCTACATTTTAAGTTGCTTCGATTTTCAGGTTGAGGCAAAGAAGGCTGTTCCTAGGGATgatcaacaaataataaatagaaacaATAGCAGCATTCAAGGATCTCCAGGTGGTGGACGCACAAAAAAGATATTTGTAGGAGGCTTAGCATCTACTGTCACGGAGAGTGATTTTAAGACATACTTTGATCAGTTTGGTACAATTACAGATGTCGTAGTGATGTATGACCATAATACTCAGAGGCCAAGAGGGTTTGGATTTATAACTTATGATTCGGAGGAAGCAGTTGATAGGACATTGTTTAAGTCTTTTCATGAACTAAATGGTAAACTGGTTGAAGTAAAGCGTGCTGTACCAAAGGAGCTATCTCCAGCGCCTAGCCGTAGCTCTTTCATGGGATACAACTATGGACTCAATAGAGCCAACAACTTCCTCAACAACTATGCTGCTCAGGGTTATAATCTAGCGTCGGTTGGAGGATATGGGGTCAGGATGGATGGCAGGTTTAGTCCAGTTGCCGGTGCTCGTGCCGGTTTCTCTCAGTTTGCTTCTCCTGCTTATGGAATGGGTGTCAATTTGGACCCGGCGTTGAGCCCC
Proteins encoded in this window:
- the LOC125864835 gene encoding heterogeneous nuclear ribonucleoprotein 1-like, with the translated sequence MMESDLGKLFIGGISWDTDEDRLKEYFSSYGEVVEAVIMRDRNTGRARGFGFVVFVDPVVAERVVKEKHMIDGRTVEAKKAVPRDDQQIINRNNSSIQGSPGGGRTKKIFVGGLASTVTESDFKTYFDQFGTITDVVVMYDHNTQRPRGFGFITYDSEEAVDRTLFKSFHELNGKLVEVKRAVPKELSPAPSRSSFMGYNYGLNRANNFLNNYAAQGYNLASVGGYGVRMDGRFSPVAGARAGFSQFASPAYGMGVNLDPALSPTFAGASNFSNNLGYGRILNPYLGANSSRYTTPIGYSTSNNRADSFLSSPTRNLWGNIGLNASASSGGPGSFVGSGSGNYGVFGNNNANWGSLVSVPGGNSSGYGGGNFRSGENNYGLGSGGLGRNNAATTSSFTASTGAYEGSYGDQFRGASMYGDRTWQGVSSDADGSGSFEYGLGNPADVSAKDSEDYIGNYSISNRQPNRGIAA